The genomic segment GGCCGGTTTCCGTATAAGCCCGCACGATCCTTGATACCGACCATGGTCCAGCAGGCGGTCCGCTCGGGCAGCGATGTCCGGTCCGAAGCATATGCCGGCGAGACCCCTGATACAGTCTTGCGGAGACGACAGTGAAAAGAACCTTTCAGCCGAGCCGCCTGGTTCGTAAACGGCGCCACGGGTTCCGTGCTCGCATGGCCACCAAGGGAGGCCGCCTGGTGCTGGCGCGCCGCCGGGCAAAGGGCCGCAAGCGGTTGTCCGTCTGAGCCCTTGACGATGCGAGGTCCCGGCTGCGTGATGCACGCGCGCCCCATATGCGAACGGGTGAAGCGGGCCGCAGCCGATGGAGCGCCTGAAAAAGAGACCGGAATTTCTGGCCGCCGCGCGAGGCGTGTCCCGGGCGATGCCGGGGCTCGTCCTGCAGGCGCGCGACCGTGGCGATGGCGGGCCGGCCCGCGTCGGCTTCACGGTGACGCGCAAGGTCGGCAATGCCGTGACGCGCAATCGCGTGCGCCGTCGCCTGCGCGAGGCGGTTCGCCTCACGATGCCGCCGCTCGCCCGGCCCGGTTTCGACTATGTGGTCATCGGGCGCCTGGGCACGATCGCGCGTCCGTTCGACCTGCTCAGGGAGGATTTGCACCGCGCGCTTGACGCGGTCCACCGGCGCGGCCCACAAGGGGCGGGCGCGCAAGGAGCACGATCACGACCGGCCCGGCGCCGCCGATAGGCCGGCGGGCGGACCGACGATCCCAAGGACGGTGAATTATGGGTGCCGACAACAAGCAGTTCATCCTGGCGATTGTTCTCTCCGCAGTCGTGATCCTGTTGTGGCAGGTCTTTGTCGGGATCCCTCAACTCGAACAGGAACCGGCCCCGCAGCAGACGGCCACCGATCAGGCCTCGCCCGGGGCCGGCACCGCGCCGAGCCCCGGCGGCACCACCGCCCCCACCGCACCGGGCGGGACCGCGGCCTCCGGCAGCCCCGCGGCCGCGACCGCCGGTCGCGCCCAGGCGCTCGCCGCCTCCCCGCGCATCGCCATCGAGACGCCGCGGGTCGACGGTTCGATCAACCTGAAGGGCGCCCGCCTCGACGATCTGCACCTCAGGGACTATCACGTCACTGTCGACCCGGAGAGCCCGACCATCACGCTGCTGTCGCCGTCGGGCGGACCCGGTGCCTATTACACCGAGCATGGCTGGGCGGCCGGCGGCGGTGCGCAGCTCAAGCTGCCGACCAAGGACACGGTCTGGAGCGCGCCCGAGGGCGCGACGCTCACCCCGTCGACCCCGGTGACGCTCACCTGGGACAATGGCGAGGGGCTCGTCTTCAAGCGCACCGTCTCCGTCGACGACCACTATCTCTTCACCGTGCGCCAGGATGTGGAGAACACGTCGGGCGAGCCCGTCACGCTGTTTCCCTACGCCCTGGTCTCGCGGCGGGGCACGCCCCCGACGGAAGGGTTCTTCATCCTTCACGAGGGGCCGATCGGCTATCTGGGCGACGACGGGCTGATCGAGCTCGACTATTCCGACCTGCAGGAAGCCGAGCAGCCCCAGAGCCACAAGGCGACGGGCGGCTGGCTCGGCATTACCGACAAGTACTGGGCCGTCACGATCATTCCCGACCAGTCGTCGGCCATCGAGGGGCGGTTCCTCGATATGCCGCGCGGCGGTGTCGACACCTATCAGGCGGATTATCTGGTGTCCGGCGGCATTGCGGTGCCCGCGGGCGGCACGGCGACCTACGAGAGCCGCGTCTTCGCCGGCGCCAAGGTGGTGCAGACGGTCGACGGCTATGCCGAGGAATTCGGCATCAAGCAGTTCGACCTGCTGATCGACTGGGGCTGGTTCTACTTCATCACCAAGCCGATGTTCTGGCTCCTGGAGTTCTTCAACGATCTCATCGGCAATTTCGGTGTCGCTATCCTCATGGCGACGGTCGTCGTGAAGCTCATCTTCTTCCCGCTCGCCAACAAGTCCTACATCTCGATGAGCAAGATGAAGAAGCTTCAGCCGGAGCTCGTGAAACTGCGCGAGCGCTATCCCGACGATCGGATGAAGCAGCAGGAAGCCATGATGGCGCTCTACAAGAAGGAGAAGGTGACGCCCGTCTCCGGCTGCCTGCCGATCCTCATCCAGATCCCGGTGTTCTTCGCGCTCTACAAGGTGCTGTTCGTGTCCATCGAGATGCGGCACGCGCCGTTCTTCGGCTGGATCCAGGATCTCTCCGCGCCGGATCCGACGACCATCTTCAACCTGTTCGGGCTCATTCCCTGGACGCCGCCGGAGCTGCTCATGCTCGGCGTGTGGCCGATCATCATGGGGGTGACCATGTGGGTGCAGATGCGCCTCAACCCGGCGCCGCCCGACCCGATCCAGGCCAAGATCTTCAACTGGATGCCGGTCTTCTTCACCTTCCTGCTCGCCCGCTTCCCCTCGGGGCTGGTGATCTACTGGGCCTGGAACAACACGCTCTCGGTGCTCCAGCAATATGTCATCATGCGCCGGCAGGGGGTGAAGGTGGAGCTGTTCCAGAACATCCGGAGTTCACTGGGGCTTGGTCGCAAGAAGGGCGTCAGCGAGTCGGAAGGCTAGGGCCGTGAGCTCGCCTGACGGCACGGACGAGGACGCGTTTCCGCCCCAGGCCATCGAGGCGGGGCGGCTGCTGTTCGCGCGCGAGTTCTCGTTTCTGCGCGGGGTGGCGAAGCTCGACGGGCTGCCGCCGGCAGCGCCTTGCGAGGTCGCCTTTGCGGGCCGCTCCAATGTCGGCAAGTCGAGCCTGCTCAACGCGCTGACCGGCCGCAAGGCGCTGGCGCGCACCTCCTCCACGCCCGGGCGCACCCGCGAGCTCAATTTCTTCACCTTCGGCGACGTTCTGTGCCTCGTCGACATGCCGGGCTACGGCTATGCGAAGGCGGCGAAGTCGGAGGCCCGGCGCTGGCAGGCGCTCATCCGCGACTATCTGCGCGGCCGGCCGAGCCTCAAGCGCGTCTTCCTCCTCGTCGACGCCCGCCACGGGCTGAAGGACAGCGATCTGGAGATGATGGCGCTGATGGACGAGGCCGCGGTGAGCTACCAGATCGTGCTGACCAAGGCCGACAAGGTCAAACCCGCCGAGCTCGAACGCATATGCGCCGCCGTCGCAGACGCTCTGAAGCGCCGGCCGGCGGCCCATCCGGGCTTCCACGTCACCTCCAGCGCGAAGGGCACCGGCATTGCGGAGCTTCGCGCTGAGATCGCGCTTCTGACGGAACGCTGAAGAGTCCCGAAGGCCCTGTCTGGGTGTGGCTGGTCGGAGATCGGCCGCCGCCGTCCTATTCGCCGCCATCCCGGCGCGGACCGTCGCCGTCCTCGCCCCGCCCGGGCTCGCGGCGCTCGCGCGCCTGGTCCTTGCGGCGGCGCAGATTGGCCCGCAACGCCTCGGCGAGCCGCCTGGCGCGTTCGGTCTCGTTGTCCGCTTTTTCGCGTTTCCGGTCGGTCATCGGCAAGCCTGGTCGTGATGGCGCGGCCGGGCCGCACTGGTCTCCCGCAAATAACATGTCGCAGGAGCGATTGGCGAGCTTGCGCTTCGCCGCGCACTGTGGCAGTTTCCGCCTCGCTCGCGCCCGATCGGGCCGCAAGCCCAAAAGGCGCCGCCGTAGCTCAGGGGTAGAGCACACCCTTGGTAAGGGTGGGGTCGCGTGTTCAATTCACGCCGGCGGCACCATTTTTTTTCCCATAACAGACTTCTCCGGGATACCGGCGACAGCGCTGCGGCTGGCCGGCTGCGCTACCGGGCTCGTACCGTGCGGATATCAGCGCGGGGCGAGCTGGGCGATGAGGTCGTTGGCGAACTGCGCGATCTGGGTGGCGGCGGAGAAGTCGAACGCGTTGATGGCGACGAAGACGCCGACGCCGCGGGTCGGCGCGAAGGCATGATAGACGAACATGCCCTGAAGCCCGCCGGCCTTCTGCAGGATGAGCGGGCGGTCGCCCTCCGGTTCCATCACGATCCAGCCGAGGCTCATGGCGTCCATCCGGCCCGATTCGTCGAAGCCGTAGACCGGGGAGAGGGCGTCGCGCCGGACATAGGCCGCATGGTCCAGAAGTCGCATCTCGGCGTGGCCGGGCGAGAAGCGGTCGAGGTGCCACTGCAGCCATTTCAGCATGTCGTTGGCCGTCGAATAGAGGCCGCTCGCCCCGGCCATGACCGGGCCGGAGGGCACGTCCGGCAGCGCGGAACCGTCGAAGCCGTGCCCCTGCATCAGCCTGGCCTTGTCGCCCTCGCCGGGGGCGAAGACGGTGTCGCCAAGCCCTATGGGGCGGAGGACGCGGTCCGCCAGAAGCGTCTCGTAGGGCGTGCCTGCCGCGTTGCCGAGCGCCGCGGCCAGCATGTCGAAGCCGAAATTCGAGTAGAGCCCGCCGGTGCCGGAGGCGAAGAGCTGGGGCGCGCCCGACAGCGCCTCGATATAGGTCTCCTTCGTGAGCGTTGAGAACGGGTCGTCCGCAGGCCCCGGCTCGCGCTCGGCCTCGCGCGGGAGCCCGGATGTGTGGGTCGCCAGATCGATCAGCCGGATCGGCTTGCCGCCCTTCTGGGGCACCTCGACATCCCAGCCGATCCTGTCCTGGAGCGGGTCGGTGAAGTTCACCGTGCCGTCCGCGACGAGGCTCGCCAGAACCGCCCCGGTGAAGACCTTCGTGATGGAGCCGACACGCATCAGCGTGTCGCCGTCCGGCGCCTTGCCGGACCCGTCGGCGATCTCGCCGAAGCCGGAAACCGCCGTCTCTCCGTTCCGCGTCGCCCCGATGACGAGCCCCGGGACGCCCGTTTCCAGGAACAGCACCGTTCCGGTGAACGCGACGGTCTCGTCGAGCAGCCTGTCCTGTGCCCCGGCGGGCAGGGCGAGGCCGGCGAGACCGGCCGCGATGGTCACTATCGCCGTCAGCCGCCGGCCTGTCGTCCGCCCCATCGTCTGCCCCATGTCGACCGTCCCCCTCGTGCGTTCGTTCGAGCCATAGTTTTTCTAGCATAGGGTCGGCGTGGCGCCAGCCCCGGCTGGCGCGAGCGGTCCGGAGGAAAGGGGCGGCGACGCCTGACCGGCTGCCGCCCTTTGCCGCCAATCGACGGGGAGCGGGCCGGGTTGGGCCCGATTGGGGGCGGAACGGATCAGTCAGTCACGACATCCCAGCTGTCGTCCGGGTTGAAGCGCTCGATATAGGGCACGATCTCCGCGGTGGCCGGGCCGAGATCGGTCTCGTAGACAATGCCGTACTGGTTCACCATGAAGGTGTTCACGCCGGTCTGGCCATATGTGACGGGCCAGGCCAGGAGCGCGAAGCCCGCGATCATGTTGCCGTTGATCACATAGTCGTAGGCGCCTCCGGCAATCCGCGGGCCTTGGCCTGTCAGGATCCGGTAGCGATAGCCGAAATAGCCACGCCCCTCGCGCGCCGTGTCGAGCGCGGCTTGATCGACGAATTCCCCGGCGGGGCTCTCCCCGGCATCGGAGCCGGCGGGCCAGTAGAGCCCGTCGGTCTCGCCGTCTCCGCTCAGGAGCTTCTGGGCGAATTCCCGCACGCCGTCGCCGTCTCGGTCCGCGGAGGCGTAAGCGTGCTGCGCAGCGACATAGGCCCGCATGGTCGCGATTGTCTCCAGCTCGTTCTCGCCTATGCGCCGGTTGACGATCTCCTCCAGACCCGCCTGGGCGTCGAACGCCCATTTGCCGTCATCCGTCTTCACCACGGGGAAGGGGAACGGCCAGAGCTTGGCGCCGAGATCGATGAGGACACGATCGCCGTCCTCCTCCACGAAGAGCTGTCTGGCCGCCCCCTCGCGGATCCGGGCATAGCTGTCCATCGACCCCTCGTCGGCCTTGAGCTTTGCGGCATCGAGGCCGAGAAGGCGGGCCAGGCCATCGAGGTCGTCGTCGGCGAGAGCCGTCTGGAACGCGTCGACGGCCGCCGCGGCGGTGTCGAAGGTCGGCGGTGCCTCCTGCGACGCGAAAGCCTCGATGCCCTCATCGTCTTGCGCGGAGGCGGCAAGCACGGGGGAGAGGGTGGCAAGGGAGACGACGAGGCCGAGAGCCAGCGCCGGGCGGACAAGCAGGTGGTGAAGAATAGCAATCATTGTTCCAGTCCCTTTGCCCGTGCTCAACGCCTGCGTCCGCCGCCATGCCTGAACGACCTGTGGCCGCCGCCCCGGCGCCCGCCGCCCATCGATCTGAAGCCGCGCTCGCTGGAGATCCTCTCTCTCTTGCCGCTGCGGACATGTCCGAAGCCGGAGGGGTGTCTCGGGCGGTTGTCGATCCGCCCTGCCGGCTTCTTCCTGCCGACCGGGTGATCGATCCGTGTCGTCTTGCGGGCCTGTTTCGCGCCCGGGCGCTTCTCTATGCGGTGCCTTTCGGCCGCCCGGCGATCGCCGCCCGGCCGGTCCCGTTTCAGGTCTTCCGGCCTCTTCTTCAGACCTTCGAGCGTGCTCTTGCGGATGTCTCTCGACAGATGCGCCCGGCCCGGCGCCGTTTCTGGCCGTTCCCTGCGGATGCGCGCTGCCTGGTTGTGGAGCGCGTTGTTGCGGTTGGTCTCCAGTCCGCGTCTCAGCTCGGAGTGGCCGATCTTGGCAAACTCGCTCCGGTCGATCTTGATCTTGGAGCGGTCGACATGCCGCCAGTCGATGTCGTTGATATTGATGTTGCCGTTGAATTTCCGGTTGTTGAAGCAGTTGTTGCAGTCGATCTTGACATTGTTGCCGCCATGCCAGTCGCCGCCCCACACGCCCCAGTGGTTCCAGTCGATCGCCGACGCCCAGATCGCACCGGTGACGACGCCGGCGAAGAAGGTCGCCGTCGGATAGTAGTAATAGGGATAGGGGGTGGGGTAATAGCCGATGGGTGCCGGAGGATAGCCCGGCTCATAGAGCATCTGGGGCGGATATTGCGGGACATAGATGGTCTGGGTGCTGGCCGGCTGGATGACGATATTGTCCTGCTGCTTGACGACCTTGACCTTGTCGTCGGTCTTGATGACGCCCTTGGCGACCGCCTCCGAGCGAAGCTGCTGGATGGCGACCAGCACATCCTTCTGCTGGTAGGTGATGGCGTCGGCCAGCTGCTGGGTCCAGTCGAGATCGTTGTTCATCATCTTCACGATCTCGGGATAGTTGAGCAGCGAGATGATGCTGGGATCCCAGCTGTCCTTGGGCTTCAGGCTCTTGTCCTTCTCATAGGCGTCGAGATAGCGGGCCGCCTGCACGATCTCGAGGGGGTAGAGCGAGGCTGAGGTGATCAGCGAGACCAGATCGTCCGGATAGAGCGCGATCCGCGCCACGAGGACCTCGAGCTCGTCCTCGGTGAGGGGCTTGGGCGCCTGCTGGGACGCATCCGCCGGTTGCGACGCTGCCGTCTGCTGGGACGTGGCCGCCTGGTCCTGATTCTGGTCCTGGCCCTGATCCTGGCTCTGGGCAACGGACCCGACCGTTGCGACGGCGCCGAACAGGGGGATCAGCACGCAGACCGTCAAAATCCTGATAATGCGATGGAGTTTTCTCACGGCGTTCCCCCTTTTGTCTCAGGCATCTGTCTCAGGCATCGGCCCAGCATATCCACCCAGGACGCGATCATAGCAGAAGCTTCACGCAAGTTGACCATGAAAGGTCGGGCGGGCGCCGGGTCCCGCCGCGCACTCCTCGGCGAACTCAGAAATTTGTTGCAATATGCCGAACAGTTGGCGACCTTCCCGAGGTCCGGGGGACCGGTCGACTCTGCGAGGATAAGGCGTCATGAACGGGGAACAGGCGGTTTCTGCGAATAACGCTCTGGGATTGCGTTACGGCCGGACGGCAACCGAAGGACGTTCATGCCGGTCGCCGCGCTCGGCCGGCAACCGGGCGATACGGCGCCTGCGCGAGATCGGACGGGCGGCCTGTCTGGGCACCGCTCTCGTTCTCGCCGGCCAGATGTCGACCGCTCCGGCCTCCGCGGCCGATCTCGTCTATGACGTGCCCCCGCCGGAGGCCGCGCCCGAGAGCGACTGGCAGTTCGCCGTCGCCATCTATATGTGGGCCGCCGGTCTGGATGGCAAAGTCGGCATGTTCGATCGCCCGACCATCAATATCGACCAGAGCTTCGGCGACATCTGGAAGGAGCTGAAGTTTGCGGGGATGGCGGTCGGCGAGGCGCGCAAGGGACGCTGGGCGGTCTTCGCCGATCTCATCTATATCAAGATCGCGACCGACAGCGGCCTGACCGGCACCGTCGGGAACGTGCCTGTGAAACTCGATGCGAAGGTCAAGACCGAGACGTTCACGGGCACGCTCATGGGCGAGTACCGGTTTCTGGAGAGCGAGCGCGGAACGGCCGATCTGATGGCCGGCGCCCGCCTGTGGAGCGTCGATACCAAGATCCGGGCGAAGCTGTCCGCCGACGGTACGGAGGTCGGGGCGTATAGCGGCAATGACGGCGAGACCTGGGTCGATCCGATGATCGGGCTCAGGGGCCGTCTCAACCTGGACGAAAGCTGGTACCTGACCGGCTGGGGGATGATCGGCGGCTTCGGCGTCGCGTCCGACTTCGCGTGGGACGTGTTCGGCAGCGTCGGCTATCAGTGGAGCCGCAGCTTCTCCACCACAGTCGGCTACCGCGCGCTGGGTGTCGATTATCGCGATGACGGCTTCGTCTACGATATCGTCGAGCACGGACCGGTCCTCGGCGCGGTCCTCCGGTTCTAGACTTCGGGTCAGGGCAGGGCGGACAGCATCGCGACGCCGAGATAAAGCCCCAGGCCGAAGCTCAGATGGGTGACGAGCGTGCTCCGGCGTGCAGCGTTCGGGGCTGGCGTCTTCGCTGCGGCAATTCCAAGACCGAGACCCGGCTGCAGGATCAGGAACGGTGCGGTGCTGGTCGCGAGGCCTGCCAGGAGGCAGGCGCCGGCCGAGGGCGGCCAGTCCGCGATGGCGACGAGGCCTGCGGCAAACCCGATGCCGATGAGATAATGCGCGGTCCAGCCGATAACGGCCTCGCCCGGCACCGGTGGCGAGGCCGTTATCGGCGCATGCACGAACCGCCCCCGCGGCATGTGGCCGATCCAGCGCCCGACAAGGCGGTAGTCGAGCGTGGCCGTGCGCAGGATCCTACCGCGCAGGACGGCCACCGCGTCCATGACCAGCGTGGCGACGATCCCCACGGGGACCGCATGGCCGAATATGGCCGCGAAATCGGACATGATACTCTCCCATCGTTGCCGCTTGCGTTTCCCGGTTTCGGATGCGACCTTGCCACTTCAAGTCGACTTGAGGTCAAGCCCCATGTTTCTGGATATTTCGGAGGTTGCGAGGCGGTCGGGCCTGCCGGCCTCGACCCTGCGACACTACGAGGAGAAAGGCCTGATCCGCTCGGTGGGCCGGCACGGGCTGCGCCGGCAGTTCGAGCGCGATGTGCTCGAGCGCCTGTCGCTCATCGCGCTCGGGCGCCGTGCGGGCTTCTCACTGGACGAGATCGCGGAGATGTTCGCCCCGGACGGACAGCCGCGCATCGACAGGGAGCGGCTGTCGGCCAGGGCCGACGAGCTCGACCGCACCGTGGTCAGGCTGGCCGCGCTGCGCGATGCCCTGCGCCATGCCGCCGCCTGCCCGGCCCCGAGCCATATGGACTGCCCGACATTCCGGCGGTTGCTCGCCGCGGCCGGCGCGCGCCAGGCCCGCGGGCGTTCCTCCAGCAAGGCCGCGAGCGCCCGGCGCACCTGACCGGCGGCTGCCGTTTCACCGAAAGTCGCGGCATTATCAAACTGTCAACCGTTCCCGGTCAGACTGTGCGGGCAAGGCAATCCCGACCGATGGGCTTTTCGTGACCGAGAACGACGGAACGGTATCCACTTCCGCCTGGACCTGGGCGTTTCCGCTCGCCGCGGCGGTGCTGCTCGTCGCCGAGCATCTCCACCTCCCCTATATGGACGGCATGGCCGCCAAGGCCCTCGCCATCGTGCTTCTGGGCGGGGCGGTGTTCGCCGCCGTCCATCATGCGGAGGTCATTGCCGCGCGCATCGGCGAGCCCATGGGCTCCGTGGTGCTCGCCGCGGCGGTCACGGCAATCGAGGCGTCCCTCATCATCTCCATCATGGTGTCTTCGCCCGACGGGGGCGCGGAGATCGCGCGCGATACCGTCTTCGCCGCCATCATGATCGTGCTCAACGGGGTGGTGGGCCTGTGCCTGCTGACCGGCGGCATACGCTTCTACGAGCAGGGCTTCCAGACGAACGCGGCGAGCAGCGCGCTGGGCGTTCTCGGCACGCTCGCCACGCTGGTGCTCATCCTGCCCAATTTCACGCTCGCCGAGGAGGGGCCGATCTACTCGGTCGCGCAGCTCTCCTTCGTGGCCATCGTCTCGCTCGCGCTCTATGGCCTGTTCCTGTTCGTCCAGACCGTCAGGCACCGCTCCTATTTCCTCGACCTTGAGCAGCACGAGACCGGTGGGGTAAAGCCCGCGGGCCGGCAGGTCCTGATCAGCGCGGTGCTGCTGGTCGTCGCGCTCGCCGCGGTCATCCTCCTTGCGGAAACCCTCTCGCCGGTGATCGACCGGGCGGTGGCCGGGGCGGGCCTGCCGACGGCGTTTGTCGGCATCGTGATCGCGGCGGTGGTCCTCATGCCCGAAGGGCTCGCCGCCACACGTGCGGCCCGCATGAACAAGCTGCAGACCAGCCTGAACCTCGCTCTGGGCTCCGCACTCGCGAGTATCGGCCTGACGATCCCGGCGGTCGCGGTGACCTCGCTCCTTATCGGCAAGTCGCTCACGCTGGGGCTGGAGGCGGAGGAGATGGTGCTTCTCGTGCTCACCCTCTTCGCCAGCACCCTCACCCTGGCGACCGGGCGCACGACGGTGCTTCAGGGCGGCGTCCACATGGTGATCTTCTGCGCGTTCCTGGTGATCGCGGCCATCCCGTAAGGCCCCCGCATCACCCGCCGCCGTCCGCGGCCCGCTCGTCCAGCCACCGCCTGAGCGCCGCCGCATAAAGCCCGCGCCAGCCGGTCTGCGGCGCGCTGAGGAACCACGAGTTTCTCAGGTCCCAGGACGCGTTTGTGGACTCCGCAAGGCGCTGGTCGGTATGCCGTGCCAGGCCGCTCGCTGCGTAGGGCGTCAACTCGCCGAAATAGACCCGGTCGTCTGCGATCATCAGATCGCATCTGACATGGTCGATCCCCTCGCTCAGACGTTCGGCCGCCGCTTTGGCAATCGGGAAGGCGGCGGCCGGAATCTCGAAATCCGTAAGCAGTCGGTCCTCCTCGCCGGGCTTCAATGCGATCTCGATGCCGGTCGGTCGACCATCGGCATCGTGAAGGGCCAGGCGACCCTTCTTGTTCTCGTTTCCGAGATAGACGACGACGAACTGCACTTTTCCGTCTGAACAGGCGAAGTTGAGATCGATGATGGGAGAGGCCTCGGAGGAGGGCAGGATCGGCTCGACGAACAGGGCGGTCGGCACCTGGCTGTAGCCCCATTCGCCCTTGTGGCGGCCATAGGTGCCCTTGCGCCATTTCGCCACGGTCTTGCGCAGCTCGGTGCGGTCATACGCGCCGTTCCTGATGAAGATATTCGAGCTGGAAGCGTTGTTCTGCTTGATGACCACGTCGCCCTGGAGCACCTCGTCGGGGATGTCGTCGACGCAGGTGCCCGTCCACAGGGCAGGCAATATGGCGATGTCGGGCGCGCGCGCGGCGACGTAGTCCTTGCAGGCCAGCTTGTCGCAGAAGGTCGCGAACAGGGGGTTGCGGTCGAAGATCTTCCGCCAGAGGAACTTCTCGTTGTAGCTCCGCGGGCAGGCGATGGAGGGCGTGTAGCCGAGTGTGTCTCGGAAGGTCTTGACCAATCTCCGGTAGCGAAGGCGCGCATGGAGATCGGCGATCCGGACGACGAGGCGGGCAGGCAGCATGGTCGGGCGAGCTTCGGTATGGGACTTCAGGAAAGGGACGGGACCATAGGTCGCCGGCAGGGTGCGCTCAACGTCCATGCGGGCCGGTTCGCAGGGCCTTTGGTCGCACCGTGCGCGATGCCGTCCGCGCGGTCGGCATCGTCACGTCTCGTATCCCGGCGTGGGACGGACGGCGGGCCCTGCCCGTGCCCTGCCGCCGGTCGACGCCGCGACGGCGTTGAGAAACCCGTCCAGCGCGGCGATGTTGCGCCCGGGGTCGAAATGCTTCAGCGCATGGGTTCTGGCGCGCCGGCCCAGCGCTTGCGCCAGGGCCTCGTCGTCGAGCAGGCTGCCGACATCGGAGACGAACTGCTCGATATCGCCGCCCGAGCACAGGCCGAGAACATGCCGCCGCAGCACGCCGCCGGGATCGAACTCGAAGCTGACCGTCGGGGTCCCCTGCAGGCTGGCCTGGATGATGTTGTTGCTGAAGCCCTCGGGCATCGAGGTGGTCACGAGGCAGCGCGCGCCCGCGAGCATGCCGTTGACCTCCTCCAGCGGCTTCGGTCCCAGATAGCGGAGATTTGCGGGCACGTCCTCGATGGACTCCATCGGCGGGTAGTTCAGGCGCTCGCCCACCATGAGGACGTCGACACCGGCGCCGTCGAGCCGCCGGGCGAGCTCGATGCACAGATCCGGCCGTTTCGCGGGCTTGAGGCTGGAGACCCACAGCACATATGGCCGCGGCCAGGAGAAGGGCCGCGCCTCGCCCGTCATGCTGTTGGCGATGAAGGCCTGCCGGCCCACGGGCGCAAGGCCCAGATGGTCCGGATTGTTGGTGACGACCGCCGCCACCCACCGGAAACCCTCATGGTTCCAACCCGCTGCGATCCGGTGCTTGAGCGTCGTCACCAGGCCGCGCAATCCGGTCCGCCGGCGGGGCTTCGCCGCCCATCGCAGATGGTCGTTGATATGGGCCGACGCGAAGACGAATGGGATGTCCAGCCTCGCCAGCCGGCGCGCAATATGCCTGAGGCCGTGCTTGTTGAGCCGCCAGTAGACGATATCCGGCCGCTCCCGCTCGCAGGCATCGGCAATGGCGCGCGCCTTGAGCGGAACGGGCACCACCCGGTAGGGACAGTCGTCATAGGGGCCCTGGCCGTTCGCGGCGATATAGACGACCTCGTGGCCACGCTCGGTCAGGCCACGGGCAATCATGTCGCACTGGACCTCGCTGCCGGCGAGCGTCTCGGTGCGATGCCGGTTGATCACTGCGATTCGCATCGACGGACCTGTCGGTA from the Kaustia mangrovi genome contains:
- a CDS encoding helix-turn-helix domain-containing protein, which codes for MFLDISEVARRSGLPASTLRHYEEKGLIRSVGRHGLRRQFERDVLERLSLIALGRRAGFSLDEIAEMFAPDGQPRIDRERLSARADELDRTVVRLAALRDALRHAAACPAPSHMDCPTFRRLLAAAGARQARGRSSSKAASARRT
- a CDS encoding calcium:proton antiporter, which gives rise to MTENDGTVSTSAWTWAFPLAAAVLLVAEHLHLPYMDGMAAKALAIVLLGGAVFAAVHHAEVIAARIGEPMGSVVLAAAVTAIEASLIISIMVSSPDGGAEIARDTVFAAIMIVLNGVVGLCLLTGGIRFYEQGFQTNAASSALGVLGTLATLVLILPNFTLAEEGPIYSVAQLSFVAIVSLALYGLFLFVQTVRHRSYFLDLEQHETGGVKPAGRQVLISAVLLVVALAAVILLAETLSPVIDRAVAGAGLPTAFVGIVIAAVVLMPEGLAATRAARMNKLQTSLNLALGSALASIGLTIPAVAVTSLLIGKSLTLGLEAEEMVLLVLTLFASTLTLATGRTTVLQGGVHMVIFCAFLVIAAIP
- a CDS encoding ATP-grasp fold amidoligase family protein, which produces MDVERTLPATYGPVPFLKSHTEARPTMLPARLVVRIADLHARLRYRRLVKTFRDTLGYTPSIACPRSYNEKFLWRKIFDRNPLFATFCDKLACKDYVAARAPDIAILPALWTGTCVDDIPDEVLQGDVVIKQNNASSSNIFIRNGAYDRTELRKTVAKWRKGTYGRHKGEWGYSQVPTALFVEPILPSSEASPIIDLNFACSDGKVQFVVVYLGNENKKGRLALHDADGRPTGIEIALKPGEEDRLLTDFEIPAAAFPIAKAAAERLSEGIDHVRCDLMIADDRVYFGELTPYAASGLARHTDQRLAESTNASWDLRNSWFLSAPQTGWRGLYAAALRRWLDERAADGGG
- a CDS encoding glycosyltransferase family 4 protein — protein: MRIAVINRHRTETLAGSEVQCDMIARGLTERGHEVVYIAANGQGPYDDCPYRVVPVPLKARAIADACERERPDIVYWRLNKHGLRHIARRLARLDIPFVFASAHINDHLRWAAKPRRRTGLRGLVTTLKHRIAAGWNHEGFRWVAAVVTNNPDHLGLAPVGRQAFIANSMTGEARPFSWPRPYVLWVSSLKPAKRPDLCIELARRLDGAGVDVLMVGERLNYPPMESIEDVPANLRYLGPKPLEEVNGMLAGARCLVTTSMPEGFSNNIIQASLQGTPTVSFEFDPGGVLRRHVLGLCSGGDIEQFVSDVGSLLDDEALAQALGRRARTHALKHFDPGRNIAALDGFLNAVAASTGGRARAGPAVRPTPGYET